A region from the Tachyglossus aculeatus isolate mTacAcu1 chromosome X2, mTacAcu1.pri, whole genome shotgun sequence genome encodes:
- the GPRIN1 gene encoding G protein-regulated inducer of neurite outgrowth 1 has protein sequence MGSVEEPESLQLRRPDPVPEEAARLPGLAASRRRTDGSCGARDRAMRNCCGEEPAVLGTGSAKGSSEKPGEKAPGRGAGMATARAIPGEPENPGSQSGLSGSPQGAPGSANREEGVEEAASGPSRKTRLESSGTRETPSLVETEPTSPTKPSATVSGKVEALSSGKQDSVAPGEQETAATGKLETAASGKLETEASGKLEAVAPGKLESVASGKLESVTSGKLESVASGKLESVTSEKLESVASAQVESVASGKAESVVPGKLESVIPGKPDFVAPGKGDSVTSKNQVSAASGKQDSAASGKQDSLASGKEDFVASEKRDSAAPGKQESVASGKVVSATSEKQDSATSEKQDSAASRKQDSTSSGKNDSVASAKADSVASRKSDPAAPRKQDSEASEKEDPAASGKGDFAAPGKGVSAASGKRDSANFEKKDYVAPGKQDSAAFEKGDSTDSGKQDSAASGKVDSTAPRKQDSAASGKGDSTAPGKQDSAASGKGDSTAPGKQESADSGKGDSTAPGKQESADSGKGDSTAPGKQDSAASGKQDSAASGKGDSTAPGKQDSAASGKGDSTAPGKQDSAASGKRDSTAPGKQDSGASGKGDSTASGKQDSAASGKVDYTAPRKQDSAASGKGDSTAPEKQDSAASGKGDSTAPGKQDSAASGKVDSTAPRKQDSAASGKGDSTAPGKQDSAASGKGDSTAPGKQDSAASGKRDSTAPGKQDSAASGKGDSTAPGKQDSAASGKRDSTAPGKQDSGASGKGDSTAPGKQDSAASGKVDSTAPRKQDSAASGKGDSTAPGKQDSAASGKRDSTAPGKQDSAASGKGDSTALRKQDSAASGKGDATAPGKQDSGASGKGDSTAPGKQDSAAFRKRDSAGCGNGDSAALRKGDSAVLWKQDSAAPGKGDSAASRKGDSVASGKTDSVAPGKQDSLASAKADFETFGKQDSTASGKLDSAASGKGDSATSGKQDSAASGKAGSVGTRRQDSVSSGKADSGAYGKQESVAAGKGDFVDTRKQDSMASEKGETAAPWKQDFMASEKGETAAPRKQDFMASGKQESVTPEKGNTVASQQSDSASSGKLDSTASEKLDSTSPPKSDSTSSKKSDSTSSGRPASTSSKKSDSASSVKSGPAPSSTSASAASEKSQFEPSEGSDSAPFKKPGEADAGKRDPGASAKAGPVPLGAEIPGATPKEPPLGAEKPSLRGDRQGGGRGLVPGAAQAPPAAVEPGGGRDLPSGLEKAGRPPPILSAAKGAGGSEALPATQRASRPPARLGPGAGEAPPVRDGDSGGPGKAGPANGGPQEREAVGGPSRTVSGFTKAPSLEVTSPQRDAGTQAGTRAACVSVAVSPMTPQDGPAFSFQPGRGGPPGPSRDAQLQVSVPVETRSVASGPMTPVTPSPPRASYPEVRVREVEAPPEPVREVSWDDKGMTWEVYGASMEVEVLGLAIQKHLERQIEEHGRQGAPAPQDPRAGSAQPKRPPGVFRALLRSMRRPRCCSRAGPAAE, from the coding sequence ATGGGCAGCGTTGAGGAGCCGGAGAGCCTGCAGCTGCGCAGACCGGACCCCGTCCCCGAGGAGGCCGCTCGCCTGCCGGGATTGGCTGCCTCCCGCCGCCGGACGGACGGGAGCTGCGGGGCCCGCGACCGGGCCATGaggaactgctgtggggaggagccGGCTGTCCTGGGCACAGGATCCGCCAAGGGGTCGAGCGAGAAACCCGGGGAGAAGGCCCCTGGCCGGGGGGCAGGGATGGCCACTGCTAGGGCGATACCAGGGGAGCCGGAGAACCCCGGGAGCCAGTCGGGGCTCAGTGGGAGTCCCCAGGGGGCCCCGGGCTCAGCCaacagggaggaaggggtggaggaagcTGCCTCGGGGCCTTCTAGGAAGACACGTCTAGAGTCCTCAGGGACCCGGGAAACCCCCTCCCTGGTGGAAACAGAGCCCACATCTCCAACAAAGCCTAGTGCCACTGTTTCTGGCAAGGTGGAAGCGCTGAGCTCTGGGAAGCAGGATTCAGTGGCCCCGGGGGAGCAGGAGACTGCAGCCACTGGGAAGCTGGAGACCGCGGCCTCCGGGAAACTGGAGACCGAAGCCTCTGGGAAGCTGGAGGCTGTGGCCCCTGGGAAGCTGGAATCTGTGGCCTCCGGGAAGCTGGAGTCTGTGACCTCTGGGAAGCTGGAATCTGTGGCCTCCGGGAAGCTGGAGTCTGTGACTTCTGAAAAACTGGAATCTGTGGCCTCCGCTCAGGTGGAGTCTGTGGCCTCTGGGAAGGCGGAGTCTGTGGTCCCTGGGAAGCTGGAATCCGTGATCCCTGGGAAGCCGGATTTTGTGGCCCCCGGGAAGGGAGATTCTGTGACCTCCAAGAATCAAGTCTCTGCAGCCTCTGGGAAACAGGATTCCGCAGCCTCTGGGAAGCAGGATTCTTTGGCCTCTGGGAAGGAGGATTTTGTGGCCTCAGAGAAGAGAGATTCTGCAGCCCCAGGGAAACAAGAATCGGTGGCCTCTGGAAAAGTAGTTTCTGCAACCTCTGAGAAGCAAGACTCTGCAACCTCTGAGAAGCAAGACTCTGCAGCCTCTAGGAAGCAGGATTCTACCTCCTCTGGGAAAAACGATTCTGTGGCCTCTGCAAAGGCAGATTCTGTGGCCTCCAGGAAAAGCGATCCTGCAGCTCCCAGGAAGCAGGATTCTGAAGCCTCTGAGAAGGAAGACCCCGCTGCCTCCGGGAAGGGAGACTTTGCTGCTCCTGGAAAGGGAGTTTCTGCAGCCTCTGGGAAGAGAGATTCTGCAAACTTTGAGAAGAAAGATTATGTAGCTCCTGGGAAGCAGGATTCTGCAGCCTTTGAGAAGGGAGATTCTACAGATTCTGGGAAGCAGGATTCTGCGGCCTCTGGAAAGGTTGATTCCACAGCTCCCAGGAAGCAGGATTCTGCGGCCTCTGGAAAGGGAGATTCCACAGCTCCCGGGAAGCAGGATTCTGCGGCCTCTGGAAAGGGAGATTCTACAGCTCCTGGGAAGCAGGAGTCTGCGGACTCTGGAAAGGGAGATTCTACAGCTCCTGGGAAGCAGGAGTCTGCGGACTCTGGAAAGGGAGATTCTACAGCTCCTGGGAAGCAGGATTCCGCGGCCTCTGGGAAGCAGGATTCTGCGGCCTCTGGAAAGGGAGATTCCACAGCTCCCGGGAAGCAGGATTCTGCAGCCTCTGGAAAGGGAGATTCCACAGCTCCCGGGAAGCAGGATTCCGCGGCCTCTGGAAAGAGAGATTCCACAGCTCCCGGGAAGCAGGATTCTGGGGCCTCTGGAAAGGGAGATTCCACTGCTTCGGGGAAGCAGGATTCTGCGGCCTCTGGAAAGGTTGATTACACAGCTCCCAGGAAGCAGGATTCTGCGGCCTCTGGAAAGGGAGATTCCACAGCTCCGGAGAAGCAGGATTCCGCGGCCTCTGGAAAGGGAGATTCCACAGCTCCTGGGAAGCAGGATTCTGCGGCCTCTGGAAAGGTTGATTCCACAGCTCCCAGGAAGCAGGATTCTGCAGCCTCTGGAAAGGGAGATTCCACAGCTCCGGGGAAGCAGGATTCCGCGGCCTCTGGAAAGGGAGATTCCACAGCTCCGGGGAAGCAGGATTCCGCGGCCTCTGGCAAGAGAGATTCCACAGCTCCCGGGAAGCAGGATTCTGCAGCCTCTGGAAAGGGAGATTCCACAGCTCCAGGGAAGCAGGATTCCGCAGCCTCTGGAAAGAGAGATTCCACAGCTCCCGGGAAGCAGGATTCTGGGGCCTCTGGAAAGGGAGATTCCACTGCTCCCGGGAAGCAGGATTCTGCGGCCTCTGGAAAGGTTGATTCCACAGCTCCCAGGAAGCAGGATTCTGCGGCTTCTGGAAAGGGAGATTCCACAGCTCCGGGGAAGCAGGATTCCGCGGCCTCTGGCAAGAGAGATTCCACAGCTCCCGGGAAGCAGGATTCTGCGGCCTCTGGAAAGGGAGATTCCACAGCTCTCAGGAAGCAGGATTCTGCGGCCTCTGGAAAGGGAGATGCTACAGCTCCCGGGAAGCAGGATTCTGGGGCCTCTGGAAAGGGAGATTCCACAGCTCCCGGGAAGCAGGATTCTGCGGCCTTCAGGAAGCGGGATTCTGCAGGCTGTGGAAATGGAGATTCTGCGGCCCTTAGGAAGGGAGATTCTGCAGTTCTCTGGAAGCAGGATTCTGCGGCTCCTGGAAAGGGAGATTCCGCAGCCTCCAGGAAAGGAGACTCTGTGGCCTCTGGAAAGACGGATTCTGTGGCCCCCGGGAAGCAGGATTCTTTGGCCTCTGCAAAAGCAGATTTTGAGACCTTTGGGAAGCAGGATTCTACGGCATCTGGAAAGTTAGATTCTGCAGCCTCTGGGAAGGGAGATTCTGCAACCTCTGGGAAGCAGGATTCTGCAGCCTCTGGAAAAGCAGGTTCTGTGGGCACTAGGAGGCAGGATTCCGTGTCCTCTGGAAAGGCAGATTCTGGGGCCTACGGGAAGCAGGAGTCTGTGGCCGCTGGGAAGGGAGATTTTGTGGACACCAGGAAGCAGGATTCTATGGCCtctgagaagggagagactgcgGCCCCCTGGAAGCAAGATTTTATGGCCtctgagaagggagagactgcgGCCCCCCGGAAGCAAGATTTTATGGCCTCTGGGAAGCAGGAGTCTGTGACCCCTGAGAAGGGAAATACTGTAGCCTCTCAGCAGTCAGATTCTGCATCTTCTGGGAAATTGGATTCCACAGCTTCTGAAAAGTTGGATTCCACCTCCCCCCCAAAATCTGATTCCACATCCTCCAAGAAATCGGACTCCACCTCCTCCGGAAGGCCCGCTTCCACATCGTCCAAGAAGTCGGATTCCGCCTCCTCCGTGAAGTCCGGTCCCGCACCCTCTAGTACGTCCGCTTCCGCGGCTTCTGAAAAGTCCCAGTTCGAGCCCTCCGAGGGGTCGGATTCCGCGCCCTTCAAGAAACCGGGGGAGGCTGACGCCGGGAAGCGGGACCCTGGGGCATCAGCGAAGGCAGGCCCCGTACCCTTGGGGGCTGAGATTCCAGGGGCCACCCCGAAGGAACCTCCTCTGGGCGCCGAGAAACCGAGCCTCAGGGGGGACCGTCAGGGGGGCGGCCGGGGCCTCGTCCCCGGGGCCGCCCAAGCGCCTCCCGCCGCCGTCGAGCCCGGGGGCGGCCGGGACCTGCCGTCGGGCCTCGAGAAGGCCGGGAGGCCGCCCCCCATCCTCTCCGCCGCTAAGGGAGCAGGAGGGTCGGAGGCTCTTCCCGCCACCCAGCGGGCCTCCCGGCCGCCGGCGAGGTTGGGCCCAGGAGCGGGGGAGGCGCCCCCCGTCCGGGACGGAGACTCGGGGGGCCCGGGGAAGGCCGGCCCGGCCAACGGAGGACCCCAGGAGAGGGAGGCCGTCGGGGGCCCGTCCAGGACGGTGTCGGGCTTCACCAAGGCGCCCTCCCTGGAGGTGACGTCCCCGCAGCGGGACGCGGGGACCCAGGCGGGCACGCGGGCGGCCTGCGTGTCCGTGGCCGTGAGTCCCATGACCCCCCAGGACGGGCCGGCCTTCAGCTTCCAGCCGGGCCGGGGGGGGCCGCCCGGGCCGTCCAGGGACGCGCAGCTGCAGGTGTCCGTGCCCGTGGAGACCCGGTCGGTGGCCAGCGGGCCCATGACCCCCGTgaccccgtcccctccccgggcCTCCTATCCCGAGGTGCGCGTGAGGGAGGTGGAGGCCCCGCCGGAGCCCGTGAGGGAGGTCAGCTGGGACGACAAGGGCATGACTTGGGAGGTGTACGGGGCCTCCATGGAGGTGGAAGTCCTGGGCCTGGCCATCCAGAAGCACCTGGAGAGGCAGATCGAAGAgcacggccgccagggggcgcccgccccccaggacccccgcgCGGGCTCCGCCCAGCCCAAGCGGCCCCCCGGCGTCTTCCGCGCGCTGCTCCGGAGCATGCGCAGGCCGCGCTGCTgctcccgggccgggccggcggcCGAGTGA